In the Pseudoliparis swirei isolate HS2019 ecotype Mariana Trench chromosome 19, NWPU_hadal_v1, whole genome shotgun sequence genome, one interval contains:
- the LOC130209804 gene encoding solute carrier family 25 member 53-like — MAGSPDRTQDEGGLRDQMVRFHSYLHGGTSSLISTLIVFPVYKTVFRQQIHNTSVHRAVGQLLKEGAAKLYRGVAPPLLMRTLNGTLLFGLQDTLLHQLSLSSQQVIFSSALPALAGFGAGLVEAVVFTPFERVQNVLQNGQNDRHVPTLKSVLDRLKAKRLALGYYRAFLPITVRNALGSSLYFGLKGPLCAAVEAQGLSPGVSSFISGTLTSMAISLTLYPLSVLVANMQAQVGGEVKGIMACWRMLWESRQQSVALLYRGGSLVILRSCITWGIATAIYNRHQKRSDLRNANKQ, encoded by the coding sequence ATGGCAGGAAGCCCTGACCGTACACAAGATGAAGGGGGCCTCAGGGATCAAATGGTTCGTTTCCACAGCTACTTGCACGGAGGAACCTCCAGTTTGATATCCACCTTAATTGTCTTCCCGGTCTACAAAACTGTTTTCCGTCAACAAATCCACAACACATCGGTTCACCGGGCAGTGGGACAGCTCCTCAAAGAGGGAGCTGCAAAGCTCtacaggggcgtggccccgCCATTACTGATGAGGACCCTGAATGGCACGCTGCTCTTTGGCCTCCAGgacaccctcctccaccagctctcCCTGTCATCCCAACAAGTCATCTTCTCCTCTGCCCTACCTGCTCTGGCTGGTTTTGGTGCAGGTTTGGTAGAAGCTGTGGTTTTTACCCCCTTTGAGCGCGTCCAGAATGTGTTGCAAAACGGCCAAAATGACCGCCATGTACCGACGCTGAAGAGTGTTCTTGACAGGCTGAAGGCAAAGAGGCTGGCCTTGGGGTACTACAGAGCCTTTCTGCCCATCACAGTCCGCAATGCATTAGGCAGCTCCCTATACTTTGGCTTGAAGGGCCCGTTGTGTGCTGCCGTGGAGGCACAGGGGCTTTCTCCAGGGGTTTCCTCCTTCATCTCAGGGACGCTGACCTCCATGGCCATCAGCTTGACTCTTTACCCTCTCTCTGTGCTGGTGGCAAACATGCAGGCACAGGTGGGAGGGGAGGTGAAAGGGATCATGGCTTGTTGGAGGATGTTGTGGGAATCTCGGCAGCAGAGTGTGGCTTTGCTGTACAGAGGAGGCTCACTGGTTATTTTGAGATCATGCATTACATGGGGAATCGCCACTGCTATCTATAATAGGCACCAGAAACGTTCAGACTTAAGAAATGCCAATAAACAatag
- the tmsb1 gene encoding thymosin beta 1 → MSTRCPVDQEVKKFKKGSLKKTEVQEKNPLPTIQVIDDEKQANEEKAQKEPMNAEVEKFNPDKLKKTETKEKNPLPTKAVIDDEKIALVEKSQKEPINVEVEKFNPDLLKKTETKEKNPLPTKAVIDDEKIALVEKSQKEPINVEVEKFNPDLLKKTDTKEKNPLPTKAVIDDEKIALVEKSQKEPINVEVEKFNPDLLKKTETKEKNPLPTKAVIDDEKIALVEKAQKEPINAEVGEFNTKTLKKTETKEKNPLPTKAVIDDEKQANKEKAQKEPMNAEVEKFNPDKLKKTETKEKNALPTAKDIAEEKKGQ, encoded by the exons ATGAGCACTCGATGTCCAGTGGATCAGGAGGTGAAGAAGTTTAAAAAGGGTAGTCTCAAGAAGACTGAGGTGCAAGAAAAAAACCCTCTTCCGACGATTCAGG TAATTGATGATGAGAAGCAAGCCAACGAAGAG AAAGCTCAGAAAGAGCCAATGAATGCGGAGGTGGAGAAGTTCAATCCAGACAAGCTCAAGAAGACTGAAACCaaagaaaaaaaccctcttCCAACTAAAGCTG TAATTGATGATGAGAAGATTGCCCTCGTAGAG aaATCTCAGAAAGAGCCAATAAATGTGGAGGTGGAGAAGTTCAATCCAGACTTGCTCAAGAAGACtgaaacaaaagagaaaaacccTCTTCCGACTAAAGCTG TAATTGATGATGAGAAGATTGCCCTCGTAGAG aaATCTCAGAAAGAGCCAATAAATGTGGAGGTGGAGAAGTTCAATCCAGACTTGCTCAAGAAGACTGacacaaaagagaaaaaccCTCTTCCGACTAAAGCTG TAATTGATGATGAGAAGATTGCCCTCGTAGAG aaATCTCAGAAAGAGCCAATAAATGTGGAGGTGGAGAAGTTCAATCCAGACTTGCTCAAGAAGACtgaaacaaaagagaaaaacccTCTTCCGACTAAAGCTG TAATTGATGATGAGAAGATTGCCCTCGTAGAG AAAGCTCAGAAAGAGCCAATCAATGCAGAGGTGGGGGAGTTCAATACAAAAACACTCAAGAAGACTGAAACCaaagaaaaaaaccctcttCCAACTAAAGCCG TAATTGATGATGAAAAGCAAGCCAACAAAGAG AAAGCTCAGAAAGAGCCAATGAATGCGGAGGTGGAGAAGTTCAATCCAGACAAGCTCAAGAAGACTGAAAccaaagagaaaaatgctcttcCAACTGCAAAAG ATATtgcagaagagaagaaaggCCAGTAA